ACTTTTGTATGGTTGTCGCAGCTTACGAACCCGTGTTTGAATTGCTCGATTTAAACGCGTTGTAAGTGTATTGCTTTTACtctactttatttttgtttgcatcCGTTTTCTTCACTTTCTCGCAGTTAACGGAGAACTCCTTGTTAGTAACTTTTGGCAGAATTGTGTTCAGGTTTATTATACTTGTCACGAAATGGGTATTTAACTCTGCTCTTAATGCTGTTTCTTGCTATTGAGAGCCATGCATTTCacattgatttgcagagtatgggtgtagatgtagatgagtagtcTCGGTGACTAGAGCATTCTTTCTTGCAAAAGCAGCAGTAGTTACCCAAATTTATTCAAACATTATTAACAGTAACTACAAACCACACATTGTAGGAGAAATCAATATACTAGGGTCATCCTCTGACTCCGATGAAAATCTCGGAGACAATCGTTAAACGCGAGAAAGAACTAAGAACGGATGCgaacaaaaataacatagaagATAAGTAATATACATATAGTGTATTTAAATAATGGAATTCACACATGGATTCGTAAGTAGTAACAAACAGATATAAGTCCACAGAATATCACGCAACGAAACCAGCGTTTTTTTTTATGTGAATCAAAAACAAGTATGGAATCATTTACCCCACTCAATACTGTACAGTGGATGTGAGCCATAGTTAAACTGAATATGAGCAACGTATCTACAATACAATTCAAAGAGTCCAATAGACACAAGAAGGTCGTAATCAGGAAGAGAATGCGATGAAATCAGCTTCTGTGTCATGTCATATCAGATAATTTGTAAGTCGTCATTTTTTCTGTATTCTGTTGATGCTTGGTTCTCCACGAAATTTGACTGCAAAACTGTTTATTTGTAAAATTCAATATTGTAATTTCGACTGTATGGCCATCGTCAAACGGGAATTAATTGTGCTTTAGCAATAGTCAAAATTTAAAATGATCATGATGGATGGTACCAGGTGGCtcaggtggctataattaaatgtgcagctacccacggagatccagtgtgggctgaaattatcgaatggcagcgaaatttggtagatactttaatgtgttaatgcggagccGACTCTCactcaaacaaaaaaaataaaaattgtcccactttGGGCCGCGAGGTGCATATTTGGTGCTATACAAAATGTCATCAACGTCTATGGTGCTCATAATGGACAAACtatgtaagcagcagttaataataaaatcagcatatGCGTTTCTCATGtatttgatcttttctgcccaagTTTTtcttctaatccattacatatggaatcatttctatacgtctttcttgcattcacagcgccatgtttgcacctggtggccaaaattggaacttatTTTTGTCcactgtaaatcggttccgcattaatgcattagaatatctaccaagtttcatgtgatacgataattacagcccacactgaacgTCTCTCCGTAGCTACACTTTAGTtgtaaccacgtggtagaacagACACACTTCCATTCATTTTACTCGGTTTTAGCCCTTTGATGTGGAGTACTTCCGTTTACAGCTCAAATGTCACGTTTTAGCTATTAATTAGACTTGTTATGGCACATCAGGGGGTATAGAATAATTTCATTTGGTCtgataaacatgttgttgttgttgtggtcttcagtccagagactggtttgatgcagctttccatgctagtctatcctgtgcaaacttcttcatctcacagtacctactgcaacctacatccttctgaatctgtttagtgtattcatctcttggtctccctctacgatttttaccctccacgctgccctccaatgctaaattggttatcccttgatgcctcagaatatgccctatcaaccaaccccttcttctagtcaagttgtgcctcaaatttttcttctttccatttctattcaatacctcttcattagttatgtgctctacctatctaatcttcagcattcttctgtagcaccacatttcgaaagcttctattctcttcttgtctaaactatttatcgtccacgtttcacttccatatatggctactccatacaaatactttcagaaacgacttcctgacacttaaatctatactcgaagttaacaaatttctcttcttcagaaacgcttttcttgccattgcctgtctacattttatatcctctctacttcgaccatcattagttattttgctccccaaatagcaaaactcatttactattttaagcgtctcacttcctaatctaattcccgcagcatcacccgatttaatttgactacattccgttatcctcgttttgcttttgttgatgttgatcttatatcctcccttaaagacaatgtccattctgttcagctgctcttccaggtcctttgctgtttcttacagaattacaatgtcatcggcgaacctcaaagtttttattccttctccatggattttaatacctattccgaatttttcttttgtttcctttactgctttctcaatacacagattgaataacatcgtggagaggctacaaccctgtctcacttccttcccgccgcggtggccgagtggttataggcgcttcagtccggaaccgagcgactgctacggtcgcaggttcgaatagtgcctcgggcatggatgtgtgtgatgttcttaggttagttaggtttaagtagttctaagttctacgggactgatgacctcagatgttaagcccatagtgctcagagccatttgaaccattttgaactcccttcccagccactgcttacttttcatgcccctcgactcttataactgccatctggtttttgtacaaattgtaaatagcttttcgctccctgtctattaccgctgccaccttcagaatttgaaacagagtattccagtcaacattgtcgaaagctttctctaagtctacaaatgccagaaacgtaggtttgccttaccttaatctattttctaagataagtggtagggtcagtattgcctcacgtgttccaacatttctacggcatccaaactgatcttcaccgaggtcggcttctaccagttgcagtgttacgtggctttatgcttaattacagatttactattttatcagttgatttgttttcaccacgtaacgcccgctgtttacgtccttcttcgttgctgagcgatggaTCACTTTTCCTTCTGAcaccgcaactcttcctttcctatatcttaactactttttatctatataaatgatgaactgttggttttgccgtttaacaactttttaataactgtggaagtattacaggcatcgggtcccacgtaatgtgtcacccgcctatacgttttacagGAGCCTTTCAAGACTccatcgatctgtttacaaagagaaagcagaataccTCTTCCCTTCAtgttgtccaacaacgacctaggaagctcgacgccctcgcggcccaggctcttccatggctcgcggaagtttgcagcattcgttttattccttgcccacttgccgctacgtcgatcTTTCGTGGTGaacgttgggcaacgtcttccacgttatctgcaacataaataaactttcttcccacagtatttgtgaaaacccaaaaacaaacttaaagaacataataataataactgttcttacaattattcgtataagccttggtcgatttaatgaggggtgggacaggcctaagccttgtgaaaccacacaaaaatggttcaaatggctctgagcactatgggacttaacatcaatggtcatcagtcccctagaacttagaactacttaaacctaactaacctaaggacatcacacaacacccagtcatcacgaggcagagaaaatccctgaccccgccgggaatcgaacccgggaacccgggcgtgggaagcgcgaacgctaccgcacgaccacgagctgcggactgaaaccacacagtttttccattcgtctgtaaagaattcgtgttagtatttataaacatgtactacttttGAAATTAGGTTGTGGCTGGAAAGCTAACTACTTTCCTCTAGCGGCTGTATTGTGCATACACCCCCTGTACGCCATTTATCCGTGTTCTACAGTTGCTGAGCGTTATGACATCCGGCATCGTCGTGAAAGGCGTGACGAACTTCACAATGCACGAGTCTAGACTGACGACAAAGGGAGACGACGGTCTGCAGTTGGACGCCGCTGGCGCCGTATCCGTCTCGGACAGCCAGCTGAAGTCGGGGGGCGCAATCCAGCTCGCCGTGCCGTCCGGCGCCACCTTCAGGTTCGTCAACAACGTCTGGAAGAACTCGTCCTTGCTGGTAGTGGGTCAGCAGCTTCTGCAGTCCGGCGCTGCTTTCGACGTGACGAACAACACGTTCCAGTGCGCCTGCGACCCCGCGCTCGACGCCGTGCTCCGCCTGCCCATGGCCGCCGCGCTGCTCGACAACAACCGGTGCGACGAGAGCCTGTGCGGGCAGCCGGTGCCGATGCGCGTACTCGCCAGCTGCCACAGCCCCAGCGAGAAGCAGGCCGCCTGCGAGGCCGCGCTgccagccgccgccgccaccgctggtACAGCCTCCGCACCGCCCTCCACCACTAACCGTACGGTGTCGACCACGCGCGCCGTCACCGTGTCGCCGAGGGCGGCCAAGCCGCTCAGCCCCGGAGGCAACaacacggccgccgccatcgccgTCTCCGTGACCGCCGCACTCCTGCTGACCGTACCTGCTGCCGCGGCCCTTGCTCTGTAGCCAGTGGACTTAGCTCACAGGTTGCCACGGCCAACAACCGACGTCTACTCGTAGTGATGAAGGCGCCGACCACCCTACTTTGTGGCCAACGTCGCTCTAGCTTGCCGCTGCAGCTCATCTGTCACAGGTGGCGAGCGGTGGTACTGTGGAGCCGATCGACTGTGTCAACCTGGCGACATTCTGGGCTGTAGAGTATCTCTCACTCCGATATCGGCCCACTGGAGAATCAGGTCTCTACTGTCAAACTGGCTAGTACCCCATGTACATAAATCACTAGTTGCCTCACTACAGAACTGATTAAGTAGGCCCGCCAGTTGCCGTAACATAGATAGTCTGGTAGTAAATTTGAGAACAGTACCTGTCCGAAAAGACGCTGGAAACGAGATGTTCCTCTGTGTTCCCAGGTAGTGCACCAATCGATGGTCGCCTGCGCGAATTTCCGCAAATACTTAAGAGAACGCCGACAGTACAGTGGTGTGCGTGTAATAATGcgagtggtctacatctacatctacactccgcaagccacccagcggtgtgcggcggagggcactttacgtgccacggtcattacctccctttcctgttccagtcgcgtatggttcgcgggaagaacgactgccggaaagcctccgtgcgcgcccgaatctctgtaattttacattcgtgatctcctcgg
This Schistocerca nitens isolate TAMUIC-IGC-003100 chromosome 1, iqSchNite1.1, whole genome shotgun sequence DNA region includes the following protein-coding sequences:
- the LOC126251500 gene encoding uncharacterized protein LOC126251500 is translated as MSTANLLVLLPLLLAASCFAQDQTAQLPQGRTTLGDGTCSLQATTITCVCLPGQKALDLTAPFMEGSGAAEVLEVSSCPSVTFAFPPLQNLHTLRVAHTARATFQEKASPLLRHLALVNISEVELQGPTFQGAALETVLLDGVRISVVRSGAFAGLSKIQNVTFRDVRFNAVLQGAVELQMVGNSELTILRSELLSVMTSGIVVKGVTNFTMHESRLTTKGDDGLQLDAAGAVSVSDSQLKSGGAIQLAVPSGATFRFVNNVWKNSSLLVVGQQLLQSGAAFDVTNNTFQCACDPALDAVLRLPMAAALLDNNRCDESLCGQPVPMRVLASCHSPSEKQAACEAALPAAAATAGTASAPPSTTNRTVSTTRAVTVSPRAAKPLSPGGNNTAAAIAVSVTAALLLTVPAAAALAL